A part of Aquaspirillum sp. LM1 genomic DNA contains:
- a CDS encoding cytochrome c, whose protein sequence is MKVTKLLAVAGLATAGFAFANSPAAPTAKADPVKGKALAEQVCAACHGADGNSVAAANPSLAGQHADYIVKQLTEFKSGTRKNPIMMGMAAPLSPEDMKNVGAYFSEQKIKPRDAADKTLLVEGKKIYKGGVANTKIPACMACHGPNGAGLPVQYPRLGGQHAGYISAQMNAFRSGERANNTVMRDIALKMNDAQIKAVSEYISGLR, encoded by the coding sequence ATGAAGGTTACCAAGCTGCTGGCTGTGGCCGGCCTCGCGACGGCAGGGTTTGCATTTGCCAATTCGCCGGCTGCTCCGACTGCCAAGGCCGACCCGGTTAAAGGCAAGGCCCTGGCCGAGCAAGTGTGCGCCGCCTGTCACGGCGCGGATGGCAACAGCGTTGCCGCCGCCAATCCGTCGCTGGCCGGCCAGCACGCCGACTACATCGTCAAGCAACTGACCGAATTCAAGTCCGGCACCCGTAAAAACCCGATCATGATGGGCATGGCCGCACCGCTGTCGCCGGAAGACATGAAAAACGTCGGGGCGTATTTCTCCGAGCAAAAGATCAAGCCGCGCGATGCCGCCGACAAGACCCTGCTGGTTGAAGGCAAGAAAATCTACAAGGGTGGCGTGGCCAACACCAAGATTCCGGCATGTATGGCCTGCCACGGCCCCAACGGTGCCGGCCTGCCGGTGCAGTATCCGCGTCTGGGTGGCCAGCACGCGGGCTATATCAGCGCCCAGATGAACGCTTTCCGCAGCGGCGAACGTGCCAACAACACGGTGATGCGCGACATCGCCCTGAAAATGAACGACGCCCAGATCAAGGCCGTGTCGGAATACATTTCCGGTCTGCGTTGA
- a CDS encoding cytochrome c biogenesis protein ResB: MRTPSRQGSLAASLFELFSSMRFAISLLTLLSIASVVGTVLRQNEPYPNYVVEFGQFWFTAFEWLGLFDVYHSAWFLTILAFLVLSTSLCIWRNTPGFIKDMKGFREKASDSSLAAMSHSELLDAATLPAEQAGAYLRQQGFQVRQVPREDGVLVAAKKGAANKLGYFLAHIAMVVICLGGLLDGNLPLKVGELLGKVVPETRDIPQSQIPPQSRLSTDNLSFRGNVTIPENSSADVVFLNAGKGYLVQDLPFAVTLKKFHVDYYSTGMPKLFASDLVVTDKQTGKETVATVKVNHPLIVDGVAIYQASFGDGGSPLRFKAWNWEQPQADPLPLDGKSMGSQPLLVNGKRYQLEFGELRVFNIENLGKNAVMGVNQTFQEVMQNASQVKHDKQLKNLGPSITYKLRDSQGQAREFHSYMAPMLQDGQSYLVTGVRSEVAEPFAYLRLPLDEQGSIHSFMRLRTALLDSGIQREVARRVAEQALAGQAIGRDMREPFEQSVRWVLDRFGQGGFAALEKFMDERVPKDKRQEVAQTYVKIVQGAVVEVDALARAKAGLPRQAMTERHYRFLLDSLVATSATFDYGSPLFLQLDGFDEVKASGLQITRSPGKTIVYLGSMLLVLGIICMFYIRELRIWVLIKPDQVRVAMASNRKTSDLDRDFTHHRNALQQLARGE; the protein is encoded by the coding sequence ATGCGCACGCCTTCCCGCCAGGGCAGCCTGGCTGCCAGCCTGTTCGAGCTGTTCAGCTCGATGCGTTTTGCCATCAGCCTGCTGACCCTGCTGTCGATTGCCTCAGTGGTGGGCACGGTGCTGCGGCAAAACGAGCCCTACCCCAATTATGTGGTCGAATTTGGCCAGTTCTGGTTTACCGCGTTTGAGTGGCTGGGGCTGTTTGATGTGTACCATTCCGCCTGGTTTCTGACCATTCTGGCTTTTCTGGTGCTGTCCACCAGCCTGTGCATCTGGCGCAATACGCCGGGCTTTATCAAGGACATGAAAGGCTTTCGGGAAAAAGCCAGCGACAGCTCGCTGGCGGCCATGTCGCACAGCGAGCTGCTGGACGCGGCGACGCTGCCTGCCGAACAGGCCGGGGCCTATCTGCGCCAGCAGGGGTTTCAGGTGCGTCAGGTGCCGCGCGAAGATGGCGTGCTGGTGGCCGCCAAAAAAGGCGCGGCCAACAAGCTGGGCTATTTTCTGGCGCACATCGCCATGGTGGTGATCTGCCTGGGTGGCCTGCTGGATGGCAACCTGCCGCTGAAAGTGGGGGAACTGCTGGGTAAGGTGGTGCCGGAAACCCGGGATATCCCGCAAAGCCAGATTCCGCCGCAAAGCCGTTTGTCCACCGACAACCTGTCGTTTCGCGGCAATGTCACCATTCCGGAAAACAGCAGCGCCGATGTGGTGTTCCTCAACGCCGGCAAGGGCTATCTGGTGCAGGATTTGCCGTTTGCCGTCACCCTGAAAAAATTCCACGTTGATTACTACAGTACCGGCATGCCCAAGCTGTTTGCCAGCGATCTGGTGGTGACCGACAAGCAGACCGGCAAGGAAACTGTGGCCACGGTCAAGGTGAATCACCCGCTGATTGTCGATGGCGTGGCGATTTATCAGGCCAGCTTTGGCGACGGTGGCTCACCGCTGCGCTTCAAGGCGTGGAACTGGGAGCAGCCGCAAGCCGACCCCTTGCCGCTGGACGGCAAATCCATGGGCAGCCAGCCCTTACTGGTCAACGGCAAGCGCTACCAGCTGGAGTTTGGCGAACTGCGCGTGTTCAATATCGAGAATCTGGGCAAGAACGCGGTAATGGGGGTCAATCAGACCTTCCAGGAAGTGATGCAGAACGCCAGTCAGGTGAAGCACGACAAACAGCTGAAAAACCTCGGCCCGTCGATCACCTACAAGCTGCGCGACAGCCAGGGCCAGGCGCGTGAGTTCCATTCGTACATGGCCCCCATGCTGCAGGATGGCCAGTCCTATCTGGTGACCGGGGTACGCAGTGAAGTGGCCGAGCCCTTTGCCTACCTGCGCCTGCCGCTGGACGAACAGGGCAGCATCCACAGCTTCATGCGCTTGCGCACCGCGCTGCTGGACAGTGGCATCCAGCGCGAAGTGGCGCGGCGGGTAGCCGAGCAGGCGCTGGCCGGCCAGGCCATTGGCCGCGACATGCGCGAGCCGTTTGAACAGAGCGTGCGCTGGGTGCTCGACCGCTTTGGCCAGGGGGGCTTTGCCGCGCTGGAAAAATTCATGGACGAACGGGTACCCAAGGACAAGCGTCAGGAAGTGGCGCAAACCTATGTGAAAATTGTCCAGGGTGCCGTGGTGGAAGTGGACGCACTGGCCCGCGCCAAAGCGGGTTTGCCACGCCAGGCCATGACCGAACGCCATTACCGCTTTCTGCTGGATAGCCTGGTGGCCACCAGCGCCACGTTTGACTATGGCTCGCCGCTGTTCCTGCAACTGGACGGTTTTGACGAGGTCAAAGCCAGCGGGCTGCAGATCACCCGCTCGCCAGGTAAGACTATTGTCTATCTTGGCTCAATGCTGTTGGTTCTGGGTATCATCTGCATGTTTTATATTCGTGAGCTGCGAATCTGGGTGCTGATCAAACCCGATCAGGTTCGGGTGGCCATGGCGTCCAACCGCAAAACCAGCGATCTGGACCGGGACTTTACCCACCACCGCAACGCGCTCCAACAACTGGCAAGAGGTGAATGA